One genomic window of Evansella cellulosilytica DSM 2522 includes the following:
- a CDS encoding radical SAM protein produces MKGYVHKFKLNLYEYGPGICFTISLQGCPLMCQFCNNPDTWHKRSGLYIGSKLMINEIINYTPYMRTIKNSGVVISGGEPLMQPEFTYALLKQCKKLGLKTTLITSGSLIPNNINEIIDVTDLVILNIKHMNEQEHILLTGHSNRNTIKLAKYLHSESKEMWLRHILLPSVTNNVAHYKELGCLLASLPNVTKFELLPYKKDGELKWEAMGLINPFKSMEAPSTGELQYAEHVIFSAKNHKESLL; encoded by the coding sequence ATGAAAGGTTATGTTCATAAGTTTAAGCTAAACTTATATGAATATGGGCCTGGAATTTGCTTTACGATTTCTTTACAAGGGTGTCCATTGATGTGTCAATTTTGCAATAATCCTGATACATGGCATAAAAGGTCTGGTTTGTATATAGGATCAAAATTGATGATCAACGAAATAATAAATTATACTCCATATATGAGAACGATTAAAAACAGTGGTGTTGTCATAAGTGGTGGTGAACCTCTCATGCAGCCTGAATTTACATACGCTTTGTTAAAGCAATGCAAAAAATTAGGGTTAAAAACGACACTTATTACTTCAGGTTCGTTAATTCCAAATAATATAAATGAGATCATTGATGTAACGGATTTAGTGATCTTGAATATTAAGCATATGAATGAACAAGAGCACATACTACTAACTGGACACTCCAATAGAAATACAATCAAGCTAGCAAAATACTTACATTCTGAGTCTAAGGAAATGTGGTTAAGGCATATATTACTACCAAGTGTTACGAACAATGTAGCGCATTATAAAGAACTCGGTTGTTTATTAGCTTCTTTACCGAATGTTACTAAATTTGAACTGTTACCATATAAAAAAGATGGGGAATTAAAATGGGAAGCAATGGGGTTGATAAACCCTTTTAAGTCAATGGAAGCGCCTTCGACTGGAGAATTACAGTATGCTGAACATGTTATCTTCTCAGCAAAAAATCATAAGGAAAGTTTATTGTAA